The following coding sequences lie in one Methanohalophilus levihalophilus genomic window:
- the neuB gene encoding N-acetylneuraminate synthase translates to MEIKNRLIGKDAPCFIIAEAGVNHNGNLELAKELIDAAVDAGADAVKFQTFVSEEVVSINAPKAEYQKMTTDASESQLDMIKRLELSKEEHEYLLDYARKKDILFLSTPFDEMSADLLTTLGLPLIKISSGEITNHPFLKYIAKKDLPIILSTGMSTLEEVEEAVSAIKEIGCNSLILLHCTSNYPARIEDCNLRAMKTMSDSLSLPIGYSDHTPDIYASIAAVAMGACVIEKHFTIDRNLPGPDHKASLEPEKLKEMIRGIRMVEKSLGSPIKAPVDAELEVRSVARRSIVAKIDIPMGAEITEDMISFKRPGTGISPKNLAQIVGSKSKQEIKKDTIITLDELMLN, encoded by the coding sequence ATGGAAATCAAGAATCGGTTAATAGGTAAAGACGCTCCTTGCTTTATCATTGCAGAAGCAGGAGTTAACCATAATGGTAATCTTGAATTAGCAAAAGAGTTGATTGATGCAGCAGTTGATGCGGGTGCCGATGCCGTGAAATTTCAGACATTTGTATCAGAAGAAGTTGTTAGTATTAATGCACCAAAGGCTGAATACCAAAAAATGACTACTGATGCTTCTGAATCTCAACTTGATATGATCAAAAGATTAGAACTATCAAAAGAAGAACATGAATATTTATTAGATTACGCTAGGAAAAAAGATATTCTCTTTTTGTCTACCCCTTTTGATGAAATGAGTGCAGATTTGCTTACAACCCTTGGGCTACCTTTAATCAAGATCAGTTCCGGTGAAATTACAAATCACCCATTTCTTAAATATATAGCAAAAAAAGATCTTCCAATTATCTTATCTACGGGGATGTCAACTCTTGAAGAAGTTGAAGAAGCCGTTTCGGCAATCAAAGAAATCGGATGTAACTCTTTAATTCTCTTGCATTGTACTTCAAACTATCCAGCAAGAATAGAGGACTGTAATTTGAGAGCCATGAAAACAATGTCTGATAGCCTAAGTTTACCGATTGGATATTCAGATCATACCCCCGATATTTATGCTTCTATTGCAGCTGTAGCTATGGGAGCATGTGTTATAGAGAAGCACTTTACAATAGATCGAAATCTTCCGGGACCCGATCATAAAGCATCCCTAGAACCTGAAAAACTAAAAGAAATGATTCGTGGTATACGGATGGTTGAAAAATCATTGGGTTCTCCTATTAAAGCACCTGTAGATGCTGAGCTTGAAGTACGTAGTGTTGCCAGAAGAAGCATTGTGGCTAAAATTGACATCCCAATGGGAGCTGAAATCACAGAAGATATGATTTCATTTAAAAGGCCTGGAACAGGGATCTCTCCAAAAAACTTGGCTCAAATTGTTGGTTCAAAATCTAAACAGGAAATAAAAAAAGATACAATAATAACTTTAGATGAACTTATGTTAAATTAA
- a CDS encoding acylneuraminate cytidylyltransferase family protein has product MNKEKIIAIIPARGGSKGLPGKNIRQLAGMPLIYYSIKAALDSKYIDAVFVSTDSEPIANTSERCGANIIKRPAELAKDDSPTIDTIFHAIEFLKHDYNPSVVVLLQPTSPLRDTHDIDRAIELFVANDYSSVFSMCEVEHSPYWDFKFDNAHLKPLLGDEYLKKRRQDLPKVYRQNGAIYISTVLDLYKNNDFYSGNVVPFIMPVDKSVDIDNEIDFKLAELLIQETKDGNQESVNR; this is encoded by the coding sequence GTGAATAAAGAGAAAATCATTGCCATTATCCCTGCCCGCGGTGGATCAAAAGGTCTGCCAGGGAAGAATATCAGACAACTGGCAGGCATGCCTTTAATTTATTATTCTATAAAAGCCGCCCTAGATTCAAAATACATTGACGCAGTATTTGTTTCTACAGATAGTGAACCTATTGCTAATACTTCAGAAAGGTGTGGCGCAAATATTATTAAGAGGCCTGCAGAACTTGCGAAAGATGATTCCCCGACAATTGACACAATTTTTCATGCAATTGAATTTTTAAAACATGATTACAATCCTTCAGTCGTTGTCCTTTTGCAACCGACTTCACCCTTAAGAGACACACATGACATTGACAGGGCAATTGAGCTATTTGTTGCAAATGATTACAGCTCAGTTTTTAGTATGTGTGAAGTAGAGCACTCTCCATATTGGGATTTCAAGTTTGACAATGCACACTTGAAGCCTCTATTAGGAGATGAATATTTAAAAAAACGCAGACAAGATCTACCAAAAGTTTATAGGCAGAATGGAGCAATATATATAAGTACTGTTCTCGATTTGTACAAAAACAATGATTTTTATTCAGGCAATGTTGTTCCCTTCATTATGCCTGTTGACAAGAGTGTTGATATTGACAATGAAATCGACTTTAAACTTGCAGAATTGTTGATTCAGGAGACAAAGGATGGAAATCAAGAATCGGTTAATAGGTAA